A single Fusobacterium hominis DNA region contains:
- a CDS encoding xanthine phosphoribosyltransferase — translation MKLLKDYILNNGKSINSKVLKVDSFLNHQIDPVLMMKIGEEFKRRFEGEKINKILTIEASGIAIGLAAAYAFNVPLVFAKKKVPSTMDDFYTTQVFSFTKNKDYTICIGKEFLNKEDRILIVDDFLAMGNAVLGLKKLVENAGGKVIGAGIAITKGFQDGENILKENGIRVESLAVVDSLENGEIHFR, via the coding sequence ATGAAGTTATTAAAAGACTATATATTGAATAACGGTAAGAGTATAAATTCGAAAGTCTTAAAAGTGGATAGCTTTTTAAATCATCAGATAGATCCTGTTCTGATGATGAAAATAGGAGAAGAATTTAAAAGAAGATTTGAAGGAGAAAAGATCAATAAGATCCTTACTATAGAGGCATCTGGAATAGCGATAGGATTAGCTGCAGCATATGCTTTTAATGTTCCTTTAGTATTTGCTAAAAAGAAAGTTCCTTCTACGATGGACGATTTCTATACTACACAAGTATTTTCATTTACAAAAAATAAAGATTATACTATTTGTATAGGAAAAGAATTTTTGAACAAAGAAGATAGAATTCTAATAGTAGATGATTTTCTTGCAATGGGAAATGCTGTTTTAGGACTAAAAAAGCTAGTTGAAAATGCTGGAGGTAAAGTAATAGGTGCTGGAATTGCTATCACTAAAGGATTTCAAGACGGAGAAAATATTTTAAAAGAAAATGGAATTAGAGTTGAGTCTCTTGCAGTAGTTGATTCTTTAGAAAATGGAGAAATTCATTTTAGATAA